A DNA window from Panthera tigris isolate Pti1 chromosome X, P.tigris_Pti1_mat1.1, whole genome shotgun sequence contains the following coding sequences:
- the GPR173 gene encoding probable G-protein coupled receptor 173, with protein sequence MANATGEPQEVSGALSPPSASAYVKLVLLGLIMCVSLAGNAILSLLVLKERALHKAPYYFLLDLCLADGIRSAVCFPFVLASVRHGSSWTFSALSCKIVAFMAVLFCFHAAFMLFCISVTRYMAIAHHRFYAKRMTLWTCAAVICMAWTLSVAMAFPPVFDVGTYKFIREEDQCIFEHRYFKANDTLGFMLMLAVLMAATHAVYGKLLLFEYRHRKMKPVQMVPAISQNWTFHGPGATGQAAANWIAGFGRGPMPPTLLGIRQNGHAASRRLLGMDEVKGEKQLGRMFYAITLLFLLLWSPYIVACYWRVFVKACAVPHRYLATAVWMSFAQAAVNPIVCFLLNKDLKKCLRTHAPCWSTGGAPAPREPYCVM encoded by the coding sequence ATGGCCAACGCTACTGGAGAACCCCAAGAGGTGAGCGGCGCACTATCCCCGCCATCAGCATCAGCTTATGTGAAGCTGGTGCTGTTGGGACTGATCATGTGTGTAAGCCTGGCGGGCAATGCCATCTTGTCCCTGCTGGTGCTCAAGGAGCGTGCCCTGCACAAGGCTCCTTATTACTTTCTGCTGGACCTGTGCCTGGCCGACGGCATACGCTCTGCCGTCTGCTTCCCCTTTGTGCTGGCTTCTGTGCGCCACGGCTCCTCATGGACCTTCAGTGCTCTCAGCTGCAAGATTGTGGCCTTTATGGCTGTGCTCTTTTGCTTCCATGCGGCCTTCATGCTGTTCTGCATCAGCGTCACCCGCTACATGGCCATCGCCCACCACCGCTTCTACGCCAAGCGCATGACACTCTGGACATGCGCAGCTGTCATCTGCATGGCCTGGACCCTGTCTGTGGCCATGGCCTTCCCACCTGTCTTTGATGTGGGCACCTACAAGTTTATCCGTGAGGAGGACCAGTGCATCTTTGAGCATCGCTACTTCAAGGCCAATGACACGCTGGGCTTCATGCTTATGTTGGCTGTGCTCATGGCAGCCACACATGCTGTCTATGGCAAGCTGCTCCTCTTCGAGTATCGTCACCGCAAGATGAAGCCAGTGCAGATGGTGCCAGCCATTAGCCAGAACTGGACATTCCATGGTCCTGGGGCCACCGGCCAGGCTGCTGCCAACTGGATCGCTGGGTTTGGCCGTGGGCCCATGCCACCAACCCTGCTGGGTATCAGGCAGAATGGGCACGCAGCCAGCCGGCGGCTGCTGGGCATGGACGAGGTCAAGGGTGAAAAGCAGCTGGGCCGTATGTTCTACGCGATCACACTGCTCTTCTTGCTCCTCTGGTCACCCTACATTGTGGCCTGCTACTGGCGAGTGTTTGTGAAAGCCTGTGCCGTGCCCCACCGTTACCTGGCCACCGCTGTTTGGATGAGCTTCGCCCAGGCTGCCGTCAACCCGATCGTCTGCTTCTTGCTCAACAAGGACCTCAAGAAGTGCCTGAGGACTCACGCCCCCTGCTGGAGCACAGGAGGTGCCCCGGCTCCCAGAGAACCCTACTGTGTCATGTGA